From the Gramella sp. Hel_I_59 genome, one window contains:
- a CDS encoding DUF4301 family protein encodes MNFSEKDNLQIKEKGISKDEVEDQIAIFKRGNLKVNITEAATVGKGISRIEAAEKHELIEFYNSEKSKYSILKFVPASGAASRMFKALHNFSEEFDPENDELREYLDKKGDADLQRFFNHVDKLPFYKHAVNKAKKSHPDYEDLSHDHQHSILVHTILDSDGLYLSNLPKGLVPFHKYDTHISTAFEEHLFEAAKYIAVDGVARLHFTVAEGDREKFEAEWKDVGERVEKATGVKFEIHYSYQDPKTDTIAVTGEFEPFRTKEDTLFFRPGGHGALIENMNQLDADIVFVKNIDNVVTEDKVQQVADHKKLLGGKLLKVQTKVYEYLETLDKGNVSHEKLDEIQMFLNDELFVKSGSDGDMFVENLKHKLRRPLRVCGMVKNEGEPGGGPFLVKDSDGNTSLQIIEGAQIDNDNPEQAKTAREATHFNPVDIVCGLKDHKGEAYDLNEYVDEDMSFIADKTKDGKELKALERPGLWNGGMARWNTIFVEVPVETFNPVKTVSDLLKDSHQPA; translated from the coding sequence GTGAATTTTAGCGAAAAAGATAACCTTCAGATTAAGGAAAAAGGAATAAGTAAAGATGAAGTAGAAGACCAGATTGCCATTTTTAAACGTGGTAACCTGAAAGTGAATATTACCGAAGCTGCTACGGTAGGAAAAGGAATTAGCAGGATCGAAGCTGCTGAAAAACATGAATTAATAGAGTTCTACAATTCAGAAAAATCTAAATACAGCATTCTTAAGTTCGTACCAGCATCTGGTGCAGCTTCCAGAATGTTCAAGGCTTTGCATAACTTTTCCGAAGAATTTGATCCGGAAAATGATGAGCTAAGAGAATATCTTGATAAAAAAGGTGATGCAGATCTTCAAAGATTCTTCAATCATGTTGATAAATTACCTTTCTATAAACATGCGGTGAATAAGGCGAAAAAGAGCCATCCAGACTATGAGGATCTTTCCCACGATCATCAGCATTCCATTCTGGTACATACAATCCTGGATTCAGATGGTCTCTATCTCAGTAATCTCCCAAAAGGCCTGGTGCCATTTCATAAATACGACACTCATATTTCCACAGCTTTTGAAGAACATTTATTCGAAGCCGCGAAGTACATTGCTGTAGATGGAGTTGCCAGACTTCATTTCACGGTAGCTGAAGGAGATCGCGAGAAGTTTGAGGCTGAGTGGAAGGATGTTGGAGAACGTGTAGAGAAAGCTACAGGGGTTAAATTTGAGATCCACTATTCTTACCAGGATCCAAAGACAGATACCATTGCGGTCACTGGCGAATTTGAGCCATTTAGAACTAAGGAAGACACCTTATTCTTTAGACCTGGAGGTCATGGTGCGCTTATCGAAAATATGAATCAGTTAGATGCAGATATCGTATTTGTAAAGAATATCGATAATGTGGTTACTGAAGATAAAGTTCAGCAGGTGGCCGATCATAAGAAATTACTGGGAGGAAAACTGCTGAAGGTTCAGACTAAAGTATATGAGTACCTTGAAACTCTGGACAAAGGAAATGTATCGCATGAAAAACTGGATGAGATACAGATGTTTCTGAATGATGAATTATTCGTAAAATCTGGTAGTGACGGCGATATGTTCGTGGAAAACCTGAAGCACAAACTTCGTAGACCATTGCGTGTTTGCGGGATGGTAAAGAATGAAGGTGAACCAGGTGGAGGTCCGTTTCTTGTCAAAGATAGTGACGGGAATACTTCCCTTCAAATAATTGAAGGAGCACAGATCGATAACGATAATCCGGAACAGGCTAAAACAGCGCGTGAAGCTACACATTTTAATCCGGTGGATATTGTTTGCGGACTTAAAGACCATAAAGGAGAGGCTTATGATCTTAATGAGTATGTAGATGAAGACATGAGTTTTATTGCAGACAAAACAAAGGACGGTAAAGAGCTGAAGGCTTTAGAGAGACCTGGTTTATGGAATGGTGGAATGGCACGCTGGAATACGATCTTTGTAGAAGTTCCTGTGGAAACCTTTAATCCAGTAAAAACCGTTTCAGACCTGCTGAAGGATTCTCATCAACCGGCTTAA
- the pnuC gene encoding nicotinamide riboside transporter PnuC, which translates to MQPIFDYLFSQYSEYPTLFIILEIIAVIFGFLSVWYSKQNNILVYPTGIVSTMIFVYLLWQWELLGDMMINAYYFSMSIYGWYVWTRKVDDDHFTPITSTTRKEKILSVVIFTGTLLFVFGIYEWFDKWNNWTAYVDTITTAIFFVGMWLMARKKIENWIYWIIGDIISVPLYFYKGLTLTSLQYLLFTIIAIYGYLAWKKNLRNDLRPA; encoded by the coding sequence ATGCAGCCGATTTTTGATTACCTGTTTAGTCAGTATTCAGAATATCCTACGCTTTTTATAATTCTGGAGATCATCGCTGTGATCTTTGGTTTTCTATCTGTCTGGTATTCCAAGCAAAATAATATCCTTGTTTATCCAACCGGTATCGTAAGCACGATGATCTTCGTTTACCTGCTGTGGCAATGGGAATTGCTTGGGGATATGATGATCAACGCCTATTACTTTTCCATGAGCATTTATGGCTGGTATGTATGGACGAGGAAAGTAGATGATGATCACTTTACGCCAATCACTTCTACCACCAGGAAGGAAAAAATACTTTCGGTAGTAATATTCACAGGAACACTGCTCTTTGTTTTCGGGATCTATGAATGGTTCGATAAATGGAATAACTGGACGGCTTACGTAGATACGATCACAACCGCGATATTCTTCGTGGGAATGTGGCTTATGGCGAGAAAGAAAATCGAAAACTGGATTTACTGGATCATTGGAGATATTATTTCTGTGCCACTGTATTTTTATAAAGGCCTAACTTTAACCAGCTTACAATATCTTTTATTTACCATAATTGCCATTTACGGTTATCTAGCATGGAAGAAAAACTTGCGCAACGACCTTCGTCCTGCCTGA
- the ahcY gene encoding adenosylhomocysteinase: MSTKTVPYTAYKVKDIELAEYGRLEIELAEAEMPGLMALRKEFGESKPLKGARIAGCLHMTIQTAVLIETLVELGADVTWSSCNIFSTQDHAAAAIAAAGIPVYAWKGMTEEEFNWCIEQTLFFGEDRKPLNMILDDGGDLTNMVLDEYPELAGGIKGLSEETTTGVHRLYERMKNGTLPMPAINVNDSVTKSKFDNKYGCRESAVDAIRRATDVMLAGKRVVVCGYGDVGKGTAQSFKGAGSIVTVTEIDPICALQAAMDGFEVKQLETVLPKADIVITTTGNKDIVRGEHFEAMKDKTIVANIGHFDNEIAVAWLNDNHGNSKVEIKPQVDKYTINGKDIILLAEGRLVNLGCATGHPSFVMSNSFTNQTLAQMELWNNTDQYKNEVYMLPKHLDEKVAKLHLERIGVELTELKQDQAEYIGVTVEGPYKPEYYRY, translated from the coding sequence ATGTCAACTAAAACAGTACCGTATACCGCCTATAAAGTCAAAGATATTGAGCTAGCCGAATATGGCCGACTTGAAATTGAACTTGCTGAAGCTGAAATGCCGGGACTTATGGCATTGCGTAAAGAGTTTGGGGAATCCAAGCCTCTAAAAGGTGCCAGAATTGCGGGTTGTTTACATATGACGATCCAGACTGCAGTTCTTATCGAAACTTTGGTAGAACTGGGAGCAGATGTAACCTGGAGCTCATGTAATATATTTTCTACTCAGGATCATGCTGCCGCTGCTATTGCTGCTGCTGGTATTCCTGTTTACGCCTGGAAAGGAATGACTGAAGAGGAATTTAACTGGTGTATCGAACAAACACTTTTCTTCGGGGAAGATCGTAAGCCACTTAACATGATCCTTGATGATGGTGGGGATCTTACCAATATGGTACTTGATGAGTACCCAGAACTTGCTGGAGGAATTAAAGGACTTTCAGAAGAAACAACTACAGGAGTTCATAGACTTTACGAAAGAATGAAGAACGGAACATTGCCAATGCCGGCAATTAACGTAAACGATTCTGTAACCAAGTCAAAATTCGATAACAAATACGGTTGTCGTGAGAGTGCAGTAGATGCGATTCGTCGTGCTACAGATGTGATGCTAGCTGGTAAAAGAGTTGTTGTTTGTGGATATGGTGATGTTGGAAAAGGAACAGCGCAATCTTTTAAAGGTGCTGGTTCTATTGTAACTGTTACTGAAATTGATCCAATTTGTGCATTACAGGCTGCCATGGATGGCTTTGAAGTGAAGCAACTGGAAACTGTGCTTCCAAAAGCAGATATCGTAATTACTACTACCGGGAATAAAGACATCGTACGTGGAGAGCATTTCGAGGCGATGAAAGACAAAACAATCGTAGCGAACATTGGTCATTTTGATAATGAGATCGCTGTTGCCTGGTTAAATGATAACCACGGAAACTCTAAAGTAGAGATAAAGCCTCAGGTTGATAAATATACTATCAACGGGAAAGATATTATCCTTCTTGCTGAAGGTCGTTTGGTGAATTTAGGTTGTGCAACTGGACATCCTAGTTTTGTAATGAGTAACTCATTTACAAACCAAACCCTGGCACAGATGGAACTTTGGAATAATACAGATCAGTACAAAAACGAAGTTTATATGTTACCTAAGCATCTTGATGAAAAAGTTGCAAAGCTTCACCTTGAAAGAATTGGGGTTGAACTAACTGAACTTAAACAGGACCAGGCAGAATATATTGGTGTAACGGTAGAAGGACCTTACAAGCCAGAATACTACAGGTACTAG
- a CDS encoding geranylgeranylglyceryl/heptaprenylglyceryl phosphate synthase, translating to MPEVLSYLEDIQQAFVENRKLLAILIDPDKFDEKQVDDFFQNLPCEPTHILVGGSTVEHGRTCAVVSAIKLVSRLPVILFPGDFSQISSEADALLFLSLISGRNPEFLIEQQVRSVEKIKSSDLEVIPTGYILIDGGRETSVQKVSKTIPIDQKEVKLVVNTALAGQYSGKQLIYLEAGSGAEYPVSAEIIKAVSSTLEIPVIVGGGIRTPQQMHNAYKSGATMVVMGTAFEK from the coding sequence ATGCCTGAAGTACTCAGCTATTTAGAGGATATACAGCAAGCTTTTGTAGAGAACAGAAAGTTGCTTGCAATCCTGATAGATCCCGATAAATTTGATGAGAAGCAGGTTGATGATTTTTTTCAAAATCTGCCTTGTGAACCGACCCATATTTTAGTTGGAGGCAGTACGGTGGAACATGGGAGAACCTGTGCCGTGGTCTCAGCGATCAAGTTGGTAAGCAGGCTTCCGGTGATACTCTTTCCTGGTGATTTTTCTCAGATCTCTTCGGAAGCAGATGCATTGCTTTTTCTAAGCCTGATCTCGGGGAGAAATCCTGAATTTTTAATTGAGCAACAGGTGCGTTCTGTGGAGAAGATCAAAAGTTCAGACCTTGAAGTCATTCCTACGGGTTATATTCTCATTGATGGTGGCAGGGAAACTTCAGTTCAAAAAGTTAGTAAAACCATTCCTATTGATCAGAAAGAGGTAAAGCTTGTCGTGAATACTGCGCTGGCAGGACAGTATTCGGGAAAACAATTGATTTATCTGGAAGCTGGAAGTGGCGCAGAATACCCGGTTTCTGCGGAAATTATTAAGGCGGTGTCTTCAACTCTCGAAATCCCCGTAATTGTTGGTGGAGGTATTCGCACGCCGCAGCAAATGCACAATGCTTATAAATCTGGTGCGACAATGGTGGTCATGGGAACTGCTTTTGAAAAATAG
- a CDS encoding sigma-54 dependent transcriptional regulator produces the protein MSKVLVVEDDVAFGTMLKTFLEKREYKVELVFSAAEAFNKIEKSNFELVLTDVRLPDHDGLEILKRVKAKDIATQVIVMTSYAEISMAVNAMKEGAFDYVSKPFRPESILQTIENALRTKVVAPKEVAAKPAKKASKSSSTTQRLDLVEGVSEPSRRLADYVELVSPTNMSVLITGESGTGKEQVAKSIHLESKRRDAPFIAVDCGAIPKEIASSEFFGHIKGSFTGAINDKTGHFEAANGGTLFLDEIGNLSYELQVQLLRALQERRVKPVGSNNEIEVDIRVVTATNEDLSNAVKEGDFREDLYHRLNEFSIKIPALRERKEDLMLFANHFLEEANKDLEKNVLGFTDKAIDAFKNYNWPGNLRELRNMVKRAVLLTQEDLIPLKVLPHEIATSSRSTENDYGLFKNKNEEQLILDALEKTDGNKSKAARMLSIDRKTLYNKLKQYGIKL, from the coding sequence ATGTCTAAAGTTCTGGTCGTTGAAGACGATGTTGCCTTCGGTACTATGCTCAAAACCTTTTTAGAGAAAAGGGAGTATAAAGTCGAGCTGGTATTTTCTGCAGCTGAAGCATTCAATAAGATTGAAAAAAGCAACTTTGAACTTGTGCTTACAGATGTTCGTCTACCAGATCATGATGGCCTTGAGATCCTGAAAAGAGTTAAAGCTAAGGACATTGCTACTCAAGTGATCGTAATGACGAGTTATGCTGAAATCAGTATGGCTGTAAATGCAATGAAAGAAGGTGCATTCGATTATGTATCCAAGCCATTTCGACCTGAATCTATATTACAAACGATAGAAAATGCCTTGCGTACTAAGGTGGTAGCACCAAAAGAAGTTGCCGCGAAACCCGCAAAAAAAGCCAGCAAATCCAGTTCAACAACACAAAGACTTGATCTTGTAGAGGGCGTTAGTGAACCTTCCCGAAGACTTGCCGATTATGTGGAACTGGTATCCCCAACAAATATGTCGGTTTTGATCACCGGTGAAAGTGGTACGGGAAAAGAGCAGGTGGCAAAGAGTATTCACCTGGAAAGTAAAAGACGTGATGCACCATTTATCGCCGTAGATTGTGGAGCGATCCCGAAGGAGATAGCTTCCAGTGAGTTCTTTGGTCATATCAAAGGTTCCTTTACTGGTGCGATAAACGATAAAACCGGTCACTTTGAAGCCGCTAATGGCGGAACATTGTTTCTTGATGAAATTGGAAATCTTAGTTATGAACTTCAGGTACAGTTATTACGTGCGCTTCAGGAAAGACGTGTGAAGCCTGTTGGTAGTAATAATGAGATAGAAGTAGATATTCGTGTGGTAACTGCAACCAATGAAGATTTATCGAACGCAGTAAAAGAAGGTGATTTCCGTGAAGATCTTTACCATAGACTTAATGAGTTTTCTATAAAGATCCCGGCACTTCGCGAGCGTAAAGAAGATTTGATGCTGTTTGCGAACCATTTTCTTGAGGAGGCGAACAAGGACCTGGAGAAAAATGTGCTTGGCTTTACAGATAAAGCAATAGATGCTTTTAAGAACTATAACTGGCCTGGTAACCTTCGTGAACTTCGGAACATGGTAAAAAGAGCCGTATTGCTAACTCAGGAAGATCTAATTCCTTTAAAAGTTTTACCTCATGAGATCGCAACTTCCAGTCGTTCTACTGAAAATGATTACGGCTTGTTCAAAAATAAGAATGAGGAACAACTAATTCTTGACGCTCTTGAGAAAACCGACGGTAATAAAAGTAAAGCCGCCAGAATGCTTTCTATAGATAGAAAGACACTTTATAATAAGCTGAAGCAGTACGGGATCAAGCTATAA
- a CDS encoding 4'-phosphopantetheinyl transferase superfamily protein, with protein sequence MPLYKTITVDERTKVFIWKVEESFDWLANGVDLTAHCQKRVDGMKSEIHRRGFMSIRHLMAEAGYTDNDLYYDDLGKPHLRDDRYISITHSFNFTAIIISNRDVGIDIEKQREKILKIANKFTPLNEYHTLANEEALIRKLTIVWGAKESVYKLIARPGVGFLQHINVTDFDFEDSKTTAHVRYHELDSWYDIDFLEFENFTCVYALSSTGNNK encoded by the coding sequence ATGCCTCTTTATAAAACAATAACAGTTGATGAACGTACTAAAGTCTTCATTTGGAAGGTGGAAGAGTCTTTTGATTGGCTGGCAAACGGGGTCGATCTTACCGCACATTGTCAAAAAAGAGTAGACGGTATGAAATCTGAAATTCACCGTCGTGGATTTATGAGCATTAGACATTTAATGGCCGAAGCAGGGTATACAGATAATGATCTTTATTATGACGATCTGGGGAAACCCCATCTTCGTGATGACAGGTATATCTCCATTACTCATTCGTTCAATTTCACCGCGATCATTATTAGCAATCGCGACGTAGGGATCGATATTGAAAAGCAACGGGAAAAGATCCTGAAAATCGCTAATAAATTTACTCCGCTTAACGAATATCATACGTTGGCGAATGAAGAGGCGTTGATAAGAAAGCTTACGATAGTCTGGGGTGCCAAGGAATCTGTTTATAAATTGATCGCTCGCCCTGGAGTCGGTTTTTTACAGCATATTAATGTGACCGACTTTGATTTTGAAGATTCGAAAACTACCGCGCATGTACGATACCATGAACTGGATTCCTGGTATGATATCGATTTCCTCGAATTTGAGAATTTCACGTGTGTTTATGCGCTTTCTTCTACTGGAAACAACAAGTAA
- a CDS encoding ATP-binding protein, translating into MEEKLAQRPSSCLKIVLFGPESTGKTTLSEDLSKYYSEPLVPEFMRKYLQKVWDREHRICEPQDILPIARGQMQLENEKSRQADRLLICDTDLLEIKVYSEAYYDNFVDPQLLKHALNNEYALYFLTYIDVPWTPDDLRDKPHDREGMFQRFQQTLDEYQKPYMILKGDRQTRLNSAVKKIDQLLKTHNQ; encoded by the coding sequence ATGGAAGAAAAACTTGCGCAACGACCTTCGTCCTGCCTGAAAATAGTCTTGTTTGGCCCGGAATCTACAGGGAAAACTACGCTTTCAGAAGATCTGTCTAAATACTATTCTGAACCGCTGGTGCCAGAATTTATGCGGAAATATCTTCAGAAGGTATGGGATCGCGAACATAGAATTTGCGAGCCCCAGGATATCTTACCTATCGCCCGTGGACAGATGCAATTGGAAAATGAGAAGTCAAGACAGGCAGACAGGCTTTTAATATGTGATACCGATCTGCTGGAGATAAAGGTATATTCTGAAGCTTACTATGATAATTTCGTAGATCCGCAACTTCTTAAACATGCGTTAAACAACGAATACGCTCTCTACTTTTTAACGTATATTGATGTTCCGTGGACGCCAGATGATCTAAGGGATAAACCTCACGACCGTGAGGGAATGTTTCAGAGATTTCAGCAAACGCTCGATGAATATCAAAAACCTTATATGATTCTGAAAGGTGATCGGCAAACCCGATTAAATTCCGCAGTTAAAAAAATTGACCAACTATTAAAAACTCATAACCAGTGA
- a CDS encoding HNH endonuclease yields MIEESIAKYLNYFKKLNRGYSKNLGRAPHKPILLLSILQLIQDGSIDSNKIFITPELILAFKRNWKQLVDTGHTTNFSLPFFHLKSEPFWYLIPKAGGKISVTKSKSIKSFKYLKENLAYAEIDRELYVLLQHPISKTLFEQFLLDQYFASTKNQYSEKQKTIEESFIENSILNESSEIYQNQISSLRERLEEDEFEEEIFVRGGLFKRTIPKIYDYTCCISGLKIETSNNVQMVDACHIYPFSLSSDDTVPNGIALSPTMHRAFDRGLITINSDYIVRVSPIVDDQNSEFSITQFDGKQIMVPREERWFPSLQSLRWHNKEVFQL; encoded by the coding sequence ATGATTGAAGAATCTATTGCAAAATATTTAAATTACTTCAAGAAATTGAACCGCGGTTATTCTAAGAATCTTGGTCGTGCTCCGCATAAACCAATTTTACTGCTTTCAATTCTTCAATTGATTCAAGATGGAAGTATTGATTCCAATAAAATATTTATTACTCCAGAATTAATCTTAGCCTTCAAAAGAAATTGGAAACAACTTGTAGATACTGGTCACACTACTAATTTCTCTCTTCCCTTTTTTCATTTGAAATCTGAACCCTTTTGGTACTTAATTCCCAAAGCTGGTGGTAAAATTTCAGTTACAAAATCAAAAAGTATTAAAAGCTTCAAGTATCTAAAAGAGAATTTGGCTTATGCTGAGATTGACAGAGAGTTGTATGTTCTATTACAACATCCAATTTCAAAGACATTGTTTGAACAATTTTTATTGGATCAATATTTTGCTTCAACAAAAAATCAATATTCAGAAAAACAAAAAACCATTGAGGAAAGTTTTATCGAAAATTCTATTCTAAATGAATCATCTGAGATTTATCAGAATCAGATTTCCAGCTTAAGAGAACGCTTAGAAGAAGACGAATTCGAGGAGGAAATTTTCGTTCGGGGCGGGCTGTTCAAAAGAACAATACCAAAAATATACGATTATACCTGTTGCATTTCTGGACTTAAGATTGAGACCAGTAATAATGTTCAAATGGTTGATGCCTGCCATATTTATCCATTCAGCCTTTCTAGTGATGACACAGTTCCTAATGGTATAGCATTGTCTCCAACGATGCATAGAGCTTTTGATCGAGGGCTGATCACAATTAATTCAGATTATATAGTTCGAGTTTCACCAATCGTAGATGATCAAAACTCAGAGTTTTCAATCACCCAATTCGATGGTAAACAAATTATGGTTCCAAGAGAAGAACGTTGGTTTCCATCTCTACAATCGCTAAGGTGGCATAACAAAGAAGTCTTTCAACTATAA
- a CDS encoding YkoF family thiamine/hydroxymethylpyrimidine-binding protein — MNISVELTLTPIQDDYEPAIINFIKKMRESGLTVKENPLSTQVYGDYDEVMGLLNKEIKNAFEAIDRGLMYVKIVKSDRSEYAADF, encoded by the coding sequence ATGAACATTTCAGTAGAACTTACGCTAACCCCAATTCAGGATGATTACGAACCGGCGATCATCAATTTTATCAAAAAAATGCGTGAATCCGGACTCACCGTAAAAGAAAATCCTCTAAGTACTCAGGTATATGGTGATTATGATGAGGTTATGGGTCTGCTCAACAAAGAGATCAAGAATGCCTTTGAAGCGATCGACCGCGGACTCATGTACGTGAAAATTGTAAAATCTGATCGCTCCGAGTATGCAGCCGATTTTTGA
- the arfB gene encoding alternative ribosome rescue aminoacyl-tRNA hydrolase ArfB — protein sequence MDQHQIEAELEFKAVRSSGPGGQHANKTSTKVELSFHVENSNGLSEAEKGRIQRKLANRINREGFLKMSSEDSRSQHTNREIVVHNFMELIKSALKRQKPRKKTKPSRASKLKRLHSKKKRSEIKANRKDPLK from the coding sequence ATGGATCAACATCAAATTGAAGCCGAACTTGAGTTTAAGGCGGTAAGAAGTTCTGGTCCCGGTGGACAACATGCTAATAAGACGTCTACAAAAGTGGAACTTAGTTTTCATGTTGAGAATTCTAACGGACTTTCAGAAGCCGAAAAAGGGAGAATCCAAAGGAAGCTTGCAAACAGGATCAATCGCGAAGGATTCCTAAAAATGTCGAGTGAAGATTCCCGGAGTCAGCATACGAATCGTGAGATCGTAGTTCATAATTTTATGGAACTAATAAAATCTGCACTAAAAAGACAGAAACCTCGAAAGAAGACAAAACCTTCCCGGGCTTCGAAGCTAAAAAGATTGCATTCAAAAAAGAAAAGATCAGAGATCAAGGCAAATAGAAAAGATCCATTAAAGTAA